In Dama dama isolate Ldn47 chromosome X, ASM3311817v1, whole genome shotgun sequence, one genomic interval encodes:
- the LOC133051984 gene encoding LYR motif-containing protein 4-like translates to MAASSRAQVLDLYRAMLRESKRFGAYNYRTYAIRRIRDAFRENKNVKDPVEIQDLVNKAKRDLGIIRRQVHIGQMYSTDKLVIENQEKPRA, encoded by the coding sequence ATGGCGGCGTCCAGCCGCGCGCAGGTGCTGGACCTGTACCGCGCGATGCTGCGGGAGAGCAAGCGCTTCGGCGCCTACAATTACCGAACTTACGCCATCAGGAGGATAAGAGACGCCTTCAGAGAAAACAAGAATGTGAAGGATCCTGTAGAAATTCAAGACCTGGTGAATAAAGCCAAAAGAGACCTGGGCATAATCCGTCGGCAGGTCCATATTGGCCAGATGTATTCGACCGACAAGCTTGTCATTGAGAATCAAGAGAAGCCCCGGGCCTAG